The following are from one region of the Hippocampus zosterae strain Florida chromosome 9, ASM2543408v3, whole genome shotgun sequence genome:
- the smug1 gene encoding single-strand-selective monofunctional uracil-DNA glycosylase 1 has translation MLNGNEMSRGDGNEQDSNERVALKWTPEPKATSCRFLQIELELNAHLRGLSFGEPVRYVYNPLEYAWDTHRCYVEKYCQAGQSYLFLGMNPGPFGMAQTGVPFGEVKSVVNWLKITGAVGRPDNEHPKRCISGLACTQSEVSGARFWGLFRKLCGEPAAFFRHCFVHNLCPLIFMSSAGKNLTPPELNAREREELLRLCDIALCQAVEALGVSMVIGVGRVAEQRARRALATAGMDVRVEGIMHPSPRNPLANKGWESVAKAKLAELGILSLFSNNTRPESSDTQETS, from the exons ATGTTGAATGGCAACGAAATGTCGCGAGGTGATGGAAACGAGCAGGATTCAAATGAACGCGTCGCATTGAAGTGGACTCCGGAGCCGAAAGCGACCTCATGCAGGTTCCTACAGATCGAACTGGAGCTCAACGCGCACCTCCGTGGGCTCAGTTTCGGAGAACCCGTCCGTTACGTGTACAACCCACTAGAATACGCGTGGGACACGCATCGATGCTACGTGGAAAAGTACTGCCAGGCGGGACAGAGCTACTTGTTTTTAGGCATGAATCCTGGACCGTTCGGCATGGCCCAGACGGGG GTTCCCTTTGGAGAAGTGAAGTCAGTCGTTAATTGGCTGAAGATCACAGGGGCGGTTGGTCGCCCTGACAACGAGCATCCGAAGCGCTGCATCAGCGGCCTGGCCTGCACTCAGAGCGAAGTGAGCGGCGCCCGCTTCTGGGGCCTTTTCAGAAAGTTGTGCGGTGAGCCTGCGGCGTTCTTCCGCCACTGTTTTGTGCACAACCTTTGCCCTCTAATTTTCATGAGCAGCGCCGGGAAGAACCTGACCCCCCCTGAGCTCAACGCCCGTGAGCGTGAGGAGCTCCTGCGCTTGTGTGACATTGCCCTGTGTCAAGCCGTGGAGGCCCTCGGTGTCTCCATGGTGATCGGTGTGGGCAGGGTAGCGGAACAGCGGGCACGCCGCGCTCTTGCCACAGCTGGTATGGACGTGCGAGTAGAGGGCATCATGCATCCTTCTCCTAGGAACCCTCTGGCCAATAAGGGCTGGGAGAGTGTAGCGAAAGCTAAGCTAGCAGAATTGGGCATCCTCTCTTTGTTCAGTAACAACACACGGCCAGAATCGTCTGACACGCAAGAGACTTCATAG